From a single Columba livia isolate bColLiv1 breed racing homer chromosome 15, bColLiv1.pat.W.v2, whole genome shotgun sequence genomic region:
- the RAB26 gene encoding ras-related protein Rab-26: protein MSRKKAARSKGGGAAPSAALPPAAPGPGRAAAAAAPRGSAPAAPELPRNGGAAAGRPSLSSSGEFYDLAFKVMLVGDSGVGKTCLLVRFKDGAFLAGSFISTVGIDFRNKVLTVDGVKVKLQIWDTAGQERFRSVTHAYYRDAHALLLLYDVTNKASFDNIQAWLTEIHEYAQQDVVLMLLGNKVDSAQDRVVKREDGEKLAKEYGVPFMETSAKSGLNVDLAFTAIAKELKHRSMKLPNEPKFKLHDYVKKEVRGSGCCRS from the exons ATGTCGCGGAAGAAAGCGGCTCGTAGCAAGGGCGGCGGCGCCGCGCCCTCCGCCGCGctgccccccgccgccccggggccCGGCcgtgctgccgccgccgccgccccgcgggGTTCCGCGCCCGCAGCCCCGGAGCTGCCCCGCAACGGCGGCGCGGCGGCAGGGCGGCCCTCGCTGAGCAGCAGCGGAGAGTTCTACGACCTCGCCTTCAAG GTTATGCTGGTGGGCGACTCGGGGGTCGGCAAAACCTGCCTGCTGGTGCGGTTCAAAGACGGCGCTTTCCTTGCCGGCAGCTTCATTTCCACGGTTGGGATCGACTTCAGG AACAAGGTGCTGACAGTGGACGGGGTGAAGGTGAAGCTGCAG ATCTGGGACACGGCTGGGCAGGAGCGGTTCCGCAGTGTCACCCATGCCTATTACCGGGACGCCCATG ccctgctcctgctctacGATGTCACCAACAAAGCGTCATTTGACAACATCCAG GCTTGGCTGACAGAGATCCATGAATACGCACAGCAAGATGTGGTCCTCATGTTACTAGGAAACAAG GTGGATTCAGCCCAGGACAGAGTGGTGAAAAGGGAAGATGGAGAAAAATTAGCCAAG GAGTATGGAGTGCCCTTCATGGAGACCAGCGCCAAAAGTGGCCTCAACGTTGACTTAGCATTCACAGCCATCGCAAA GGAGCTGAAGCACAGGTCCATGAAGCTGCCCAACGAGCCCAAATTCAAGCTCCATGACTacgtgaagaaagaagtgagaggCTCGGGCTGCTGCCGGTCCTAA